In Pleurocapsa sp. PCC 7319, the following are encoded in one genomic region:
- a CDS encoding helix-turn-helix transcriptional regulator has product MSKVSRAKQQVSSKSEAPTCDSYLVHLEQVRQVQSEIVTTEKAQQMAQFFGAMADPHRLKLLSALAQAELCVCDLAAVVKMSESAVSHQLRLLRNLRLVKHRREGRNVYYRLADAHIANLYQEVAEHLEEA; this is encoded by the coding sequence AGGTCTCCTCAAAATCCGAAGCGCCGACTTGTGACTCTTACCTAGTTCACCTAGAACAAGTGCGTCAAGTACAATCTGAAATTGTTACCACAGAAAAAGCACAACAGATGGCTCAGTTTTTCGGCGCAATGGCAGATCCTCATCGATTAAAACTTCTTTCTGCCCTAGCTCAAGCTGAACTTTGTGTCTGCGACTTAGCAGCAGTAGTCAAAATGAGTGAATCGGCTGTATCCCATCAGTTACGGTTACTAAGAAACCTCCGTTTGGTCAAGCATCGCCGTGAAGGGCGAAATGTTTATTACCGTTTGGCAGATGCCCATATAGCTAATCTTTATCAGGAAGTAGCCGAGCATTTAGAAGAAGCTTAG